A single Lolium perenne isolate Kyuss_39 chromosome 6, Kyuss_2.0, whole genome shotgun sequence DNA region contains:
- the LOC127306422 gene encoding uncharacterized protein, which translates to MATILENIQKARFLPARPLRDDLPTFQGGVGPKSESHLMGLRKRLSSFSGKIQPISSASAEWAFRRSQSAPSLAAAFGSTGPIKRWWDWGVGWLLSKKLGFADDLEMNEEEVAALGRQSRGTFAHVLYKMRSGVRRFVVSSHSLPTTHTYKNSLPTSSSSHKAQCKPAAQQQFAYTQRSFQYGQAMAH; encoded by the coding sequence ATGGCAACCATCCTGGAGAACATCCAGAAGGCGAGGTTCCTGCCGGCGCGGCCGCTCAGGGACGACCTGCCAACCTTCCAGGGCGGCGTCGGACCCAAGTCGGAGAGCCACCTCATGGGTCTCCGCAAGAGGCTCTCCAGCTTCTCCGGCAAGATCCAGCCCAtctcctccgcctccgccgaGTGGGCCTTCCGCCGCTCCCAGTCCGCGCCCTCCCTCGCCGCGGCCTTCGGCTCCACCGGCCCCATCAAGCGCTGGTGGGACTGGGGCGTCGGCTGGCTGCTCTCCAAGAAGCTCGGCTTCGCCGACGACCTCGAGATGAACgaggaggaggtggccgcgctcggacgccagAGCAGGGGCACCTTCGCCCACGTCCTCTACAAGATGCGCTCCGGGGTGCGCCGCTTCGTCGTGTCCTCCCACTCGCTGCCCACCACGCACACCTACAAGAACTCGCTCCCCACCTCCTCTTCTTCGCACAAGGCGCAGTGCAAGCCGGCCGCGCAGCAGCAGTTCGCCTACACCCAGAGGAGCTTCCAGTACGGGCAGGCCATGGCGCACTGA
- the LOC127306421 gene encoding uncharacterized protein, with protein sequence MAKGGAASGGGAVKTALVVGGGLILAWITVESAFKPFLDRLRAAVSRSTDPARDPDDDVPDDDKAPSTAAVAAAVADEKEPAAAAAEPSAPPLPADAEEEIEQKGEEGPVPAKAE encoded by the coding sequence ATGGCGAAAGGCGGAGCAGCATCGGGAGGTGGCGCCGTCAAGACGGCCCTGGTCGTCGGCGGCGGCCTCATCCTCGCCTGGATCACCGTCGAGTCCGCCTTCAAGCCCTTCCTCGAccgcctccgcgccgccgtctcCCGCTCCACCGACCCCGCCCGCGACCCCGACGACGACGTCCCCGACGACGACAAGGCGCcctccaccgccgccgtcgccgccgccgtcgccgacgagaaggagcccgccgccgccgctgccgagcCGTCCGCGCCGCCCCTCCCGGCTGACGCGGAGGAGGAGATCGAGCAGAAGGGTGAGGAGGGGCCCGTGCCCGCCAAGGCCGAGTGA